The genomic window AAAAATATTTAATATGTTTATATAAATATTTTATTTATTTAGGAAAAATTAATGTATTTAAATAATAAATTATCTAATATTTTAAGAATTTTAAGTATTGATGCTATTGAAAAAGCAAATTCTGGTCATCCTGGAGCTCCTATGGGTATGGCTGATATTGTAGAAGTTTTATGGAGAAAATTTATTAAACATAATCCTAGTAATCCTTTATGGGATAATAGAGATCGTTTTATATTATCTAATGGTCATGCTTCAATTTTATTATATAGTATATTGCATTTGACTGGTTATGATATTACTATTAATGATTTGAAAAAATTTCGACAATTTAATTCTAAGACTCCTGGTCATCCTGAAATTAATAATACTCCAGGAGTTGAAATTACCACTGGTCCTTTAGGTCAAGGTTTAGGAAATGGTGTTGGGATGGCTATTTCTGAATATATTTTGTCTAAATATTTTAATAGAAAAAATTATAAGATTATTGATCATTATACTTGGGTTTTTGTAGGTGATGGTTGTATTATGGAAGGTATTTCTCATGAAGTTTGTTCATTAGCAGGTACTTTAAAATTAAATAAATTAATTGTTTTGTATGATAGTAATGGAATTACTATAGATGGTAGGTTGAATGAGTGGTGTAATGATAATACTAAAAAACGTTTTTTGTCTTATAATTGGAATGTTATTTCTAATGTTGATGGTCATAATAAAAAAGAAATTTATAAAGCAATTGAAAAAGCAAAATCTTTTAAAGATAAACCTTCTATAATTATTTTTAATACTATTATAGGTTTAGGTTCTCCTAATAAATGTAATAGTTCTTCTGTTCATGGATCTCCTTTAGGTGAAAAAGAAATATTGTTAGTTCGTGAAACATTAAATTGGAAGTATAATGCTTTTGAAATTCCAAAATTTTTTTATGAAAAATGGGATGCTAAAAAAAAAGGTTTTTCTTTAGAAAATAAATGGAATATTTTAATGGATAGTTATAAAATAAATTATCCAAAATTATATTCAGAATATATTCGAAGAATGAATGGATTTTTACCTTTTAATTTTGAAAAAAAAATAAATGATTTTTTTATATTAAATAAAAAAAATAAACAATCTTTATCAACTAGACAAATTTCAAAAAATGTATTAGATTTTATTGGTCCCATGATACCTGAATTAATCGGAGGTTCTGCTGATTTAACTCCTAGTAATTTGACTAAATGGTCTGGATGTAAAAATATAGTTAAAAGTAATAATGGGAATTATATTCATTATGGAGTACGTGAATTTGGAATGACTGCCATAGCTAATGGTATGTATCATCATAAAGGAGTAATACCTTATATTG from Buchnera aphidicola (Greenidea ficicola) includes these protein-coding regions:
- the tkt gene encoding transketolase, whose protein sequence is MYLNNKLSNILRILSIDAIEKANSGHPGAPMGMADIVEVLWRKFIKHNPSNPLWDNRDRFILSNGHASILLYSILHLTGYDITINDLKKFRQFNSKTPGHPEINNTPGVEITTGPLGQGLGNGVGMAISEYILSKYFNRKNYKIIDHYTWVFVGDGCIMEGISHEVCSLAGTLKLNKLIVLYDSNGITIDGRLNEWCNDNTKKRFLSYNWNVISNVDGHNKKEIYKAIEKAKSFKDKPSIIIFNTIIGLGSPNKCNSSSVHGSPLGEKEILLVRETLNWKYNAFEIPKFFYEKWDAKKKGFSLENKWNILMDSYKINYPKLYSEYIRRMNGFLPFNFEKKINDFFILNKKNKQSLSTRQISKNVLDFIGPMIPELIGGSADLTPSNLTKWSGCKNIVKSNNGNYIHYGVREFGMTAIANGMYHHKGVIPYIGTFLIFSDYARNAIRMASLMKTKVILIYTHDSIGLGEDGPTHQPIEQLSSLRLIPKISIWRPCNNLEVIIAWKYALKNNGPTALILSRQELFINENINNNIKNIEKGAYIIKEFLINKNYNVIIISTGSEIELSLKLAKKLFKNNYGSRVISMPSCDVFDKQNNDYKKYLFPDYIKKRIVVEAGVGDYWYKYVGIDGLIISINKFAKSAPSKILFDKFGFDLNNIFEKSKLYLSS